Below is a window of Electrophorus electricus isolate fEleEle1 chromosome 12, fEleEle1.pri, whole genome shotgun sequence DNA.
TACCTTATGTATTTGTCTTTCTAGTCATCAGCAATGAtgcctgtatttctacagtattctagttcactggtatttataacaaatatatatatatatatatatatatatatatatatatatatatatatatatatatatatatatatatatatatatatctcgtCAGCATAACCGACATGAATGTAGGTAAACACGGTTATACAGATCATATAAAAGAATTTGCGGGATGGGACTTTGGGTTACTATGGTCGAGCATGGCAACGGCGCGGTCATGGTAACGTTGCGACGCCTTGCAAACAGGAAATGAGCAACTCCGCGCGTGAAGCTAAGCTACCCAGCGTCACCCTCCTTTAAATGAagctgttagctaacctaacagACCCAGGCGGCTCACTGTCGCCAACTCTGTAAATGAGGTAGCTAACCTAGCAGACCAGCTACCTCAACCGTAACACATTCGCTAGCTCTGTAAGTGGAGTAGGGTAGCGACCAGCCTACAACTGCCCATAACAGCGATCAAGACTCGGTGTTAAACAGGCAGTCGGCAGCTAGTTGGCACGCTAGCTGTAGCTAAGTTAGcagctggtttgtgtgtgtgtgtgtgtgtgtgtgtgtgtgtgtgtgtgtgtatgtatactaaGCTACTCAAAGCCAGGCTCAGCTGTAGTAGGTTGGTGAAGTGTCGTAGTGATGGCCTTCTACGAGGTCTATTCTCATCCGGCTTTGATAAGGTATAAAACCAGCTTCTGTACACGAGCCACATTGTTTGTTGTGGTGGTTTTTTGTCTGACGTACATTTCCCCGCTGCTCGTGGCTTACAGAAGCCAAGGTAATCTTTTCATCCCTGGGTGTGTGAGGCAATACAGGCCACTAAACGCTTTCTGCGATCATTGTCTTATTTAATGATGTGGTGAACAGGTTTCTGGGTGAAGCGAAGTACGTATGAAGAGCAGCCGGTTGTACGTTTCCAGTACCAAATGTTACTGGTCGGAGCCACTGGGTTAACGGGGGAGTATGTGGCGTGGAGCACCTTTCCGAACTTCAATCGTTTGCTGGAAGGCAATCTTCGCATCCCTGCCGTGTCTGTAAgtactgcatgtgtgcaaaACGATAGCGCTAGTTTGGCGGATCCGGTGAGAGCTTTTCTGTTACACTCTTCCTTTTATAAACGAATATTAATCGTAGTAACTGATAACTGGCTCATGGTTAACCTGGTCCGCACACAGGTCCAGGAGGAGGACTGGAACCATGATGGGAAGCCTGACCGCTTAATACTTCAACTTGCTATTCCTCTAAAAGCAGGAGAGCAAGTGTACAGCATTCAGCTTCTCCTCATGTTCTCTTATCAGTTGTTTGTATGCAATAGCACGCTCCTCATGCCATGCTTACCTGACATGACACATACCCTGTTTGTGTATTGTAGTTTTTGactaacacaaactgtgtgtgcatgtgtgtgtgtgtgtagaggatgtcCACTGTGGTGATGCAGACACTTGCTCTGCTGCAGTACTCATCCTCTGTCCCAGGATCGCAGCTCTTTGTCAGTGGAGATTTGAGGCTCCACCAGAGAATTCCACTCCCTCACCGCGGGCTGCACACTTCTTATAACGTGAGTGTGTataaacacaccattacacacctcACTACCTGTATTCCTCTGCACATCTGATCATGTTCAGTTCAGTAATCACTTATAGAAAGCAGGTAGCTCAGACAGACATGAgaaacatgtatttaaatctgCAGGGATTGGGGAATGGTCAAAGTCACAAAAATGCCACCCTTCTAACCTGAACTTTCCACAGAAGTTCATTTTTTCATAGCGTGCCATCGTGTTTGGTGGAAAATGAGCCACTGTGTACAGACATCCCTCAGGACACTCCTGACCTTTGGGTTGTGTTTAGGTTCTCAACTAGTCTCATCTTTGACAGTTTcttgtatttctttctctttagaGACCAccagaaatgcatttaaaataacatttattggGTGTAAATATAACATTCTtttgctcaaaaaaaaaagcaaaaaagcacCTGCACTGACAAACAAGTACTTGTATAGGCACAGAAGCCAAACATGAAAATGagtatacatttacaattaccTTTAcgacatttggcagacgctcttgtccacagcaacttacaaaagtgctttatttcctcataaaatacatcatagccagtacagtaggttagagcccaatataccaatgaactagaatactgtagaaatacaggcatcactgctgatgactagaagtatGAaccacatataagctctataacagacaacaatcggtgcaataaataataagtactagagttggtcaacataggagcagtcaacgtcagtgtaataaacaataccctgcaATAAGCACACTGCTCCTGCAGAAATAACAGGGAAATAACAGCAGAAATAGATTAGCATGAACAGCtcaagagaggaagagtgaccACCCTGGTTTACCTGTAGCTCCTGGCTAAGAAGACTCCACCTATCCAGCTACTGTATGTGCAGGACTGCTATAAACAGTCATCTCCATGTCCAGGTGTCAGTGGTGGATTCTGCCAGCCCCTTTGCTAGTGCGTACGACCTGGCCAAAATCATCAGAACATATCAAGAGAGAAACTGTAAGCaaagtttgtgttgtgtgtttgtgtgactgtgtgtatataggtggatatacatactgtgtgtgtatgtataggtgtgtgtacatggctGTGTGTATCCCACTGTGTGTTTTAAGCCTAGAAAACAAGCTTTATCCATTGGGCGCACAGTCCTGTTACTGAGTGTTCCTCAAGTGAGAATGGTGCTGTATTTAACCCCATCTTCACCTCCCCCCAGTGACCACCCACCTCTCCTGTCCAGCTCCAGTGTGGATGGTTGGTCGAGCTGCATATGCTCCCTTTCAGATGAATGTGGAAATCAGGTACCCAGTGGAGACAATCAGATATCCTTTACAGTCCACTGTGGGAGAGACCCCGTGATCAGAAAGTAAAGAACCGTGTGAAAAAAGCCATGTCCACCACATAGTGTTTGCTTATACCATTGCAACTTACCAGCATTTaggaaaaatgataaataaaatcacaatatGGTTCCTATATTTTATATCATTCCACTCCAGTGTAATAAGTAGGCCACTATTATATGATTGTCATGATATTATTTGAAATGATATTAGAGGTGTAAGGTGGAACAGATATCTGGTCGTGGTATTTCTGTCCATGGTACAAGAACCATTATCTTTACTCTGTTACATGTTGTTGGAGGGTGtgttgaatttacatttacagcatttagctgatactttatccaaagtgacttacaattatgactgaatacaacttgagtaattgagggtcttgctcaggggcccaacagtggcgacGTGGCAGTGGAgaaacttgaactggcaaccttctgatgactagtcgagtaccttaatCTCTAACCCTTTTGATTTGAGTTTTCTCCTTGACTGAGTGTTCCACTTATATGCCAGGCTTTTGGGAGATGGTCAAGTTTGCCTGGATCCAGTATGTTAGTGTGCTGCTGATCTTCCTGTGGGTTTTTGAGCGGGTTCAAACCTTCGTCTTTCAGAACCATGTCCTGCCCACAGTCGCTGCACCAGTGCTGAAACTCCACCAATCCTGATCTGCtgcactgtgtgcgtgtgcgtgcgtgcgtgtgcgtgcgtgcgtgtgtgtgcgcgcgtgtgtgtgcgcgcgtgcgtgtgtgagagacagaggatgTTAATATTTTTGAGGTAGTGTTAGTAATGATTTGATTAGACTGATCCTCTGTTAATGACcaattttaatgtgtgtatagtTTATTGGTTATTGCTGTAATTATATGTCACATGCTGTTTTTTCTGAAGCCTGTAGCTATAAATTGGTGCTGCTCGCCTGGGggtggttttgtgtttgtgtttgtgtttgggtgtggatgtgggcgTAGCCGGACCAAGCCTGACTCACATTTTCTTAATGTTACTGATCCCAGTAAGTAAAAGTTCTCAGACCATTGGTGGTTTCCTATAGAGTTAATTGGAGGATTGGTAATGAGGAGCTACATTCTGACATGTCAAATCAAAGATTTTAAAACTGTTCTAGCTGTTTTTTGTCAGACTTAACCACGGAGTCCCTCCTGCCCCTTTCGTCCCACACCTTTACATTACTGGTCAGACTTATCCAGAGTGCCTATCCAGCGCTCCTTACACATTTACCAGTGTGGCAATGTGTGCACTTACTGAGTACTATACCTTGGCCGGATTGATGCCTTACCTGTTCTACCAGTTGTGCTCCACCACTGAGTCCATTTGATCCCTTTAATCCCACACCTCCATCCAACCCTCCTTCCAAGCACGAGCTCACTGCTTATCCCACCCTTTTGTGTGCTGTGCTCAAAATAAGTGCCCTGCATGGAGGACCACCTCCTTATCGGGCAAGtgtatttgtatagcacttttctaCACAGAGGTGTAATTCAAGatgctttaaataaatataatagaatgacattttaataaagtCCGCTCTCTAAATAAGGAAGCCAGCGTGGAGGTTTTAGATGTGCAGTAATgtgctctgttctctttgtcttGGTTAAAACTCTCAGCAGTGCTCTGAACATGTTATAGCTGTTGAATGGAGAGATCAGTATAGTAGTCAACCCTGCAGAAACCACTGgagaaggaaaaataaacaactaatacccaaaaataacacacaaaccacaatgATTATAGTAGTCGATAGCCCCCCGATTGATTCTTAactttaaatgatcatttagaGTGTTTTGGAACACTGAACATTGAAGGTgttcttttattaaaaattgctgcccccccccccccccctccaaaccTATATTGCCTAAACAAATTGTAGCCTGACAGATTTGTCAGGCTAAGCAATAGTGTTAGTAGCCAAGCTTTAGTGACCCTGAACCATCAGGGTTAAAGCTTCAACTCACACTTTAAGATGGTCTGTTTTAGGTAATAGAGTTCTTGCAATGTGCAAGAAGGGAAATCTTACAATGTCCATAACATAAATCATGTACACCCATTTTAGCTTTTGTTGCAACTTAGCTAGTAAGAGAGGCTTGAACATGGGTGGACGTGGACATCATAAGCAAGTCTTTAATTCTAGCTATTTTGGTGATGGATTTTATGTGGCTAGTAAAGGTAAGGTCTGCAAGATTTATTAGGTCCTTAGCTTTAAGATCCCTtgattcaagattttttttaagacaCTACTGTCTGTTGCCAAATATAATaacttctgttttgtctttatttaactGAACAAAAATTCTGTATCATCCATTTATGTGCTCCATAAAATAGGCATCGTGTGTCTGTTGGGATATAATCATCCAGTGAGGAAGGTGGGTATATCAGTGTATCATCTGCGTAACAGAGGGAATTCTGTTGTGTTGTACAAATTGGCCTAATGGCATCAAATATATAGACTGAATAAGAGAAGGCCCAGAACTGATCCTTTATCTTGTCTTTTTTCTTGTAAGCTTGATGGAGTTCTTTCTTCATGACTTTTGAATTGCAACCTGCTCAGAATGGGAAACACTTGTGGAAATGCTCTGTGGTTCGGCCCTTACTTATTTTAACAGCTATTATTTTAGAATCCTCCCCATCTTAGGGTCACCCAGTAAGACTCATTCAGACCTTCACTAATGATGTAGATACTAAGTAGATATTAATGATCTACTTTTTTGAAGCTTGCTCAGGCGGTGTTGTGGCTGGGCTAGGGTTATGACTGGCATGCTGTCTCTTTTATAGCCCCAATTTCTTCTTCACATTTCCCTTTGCAAATTTGGTGTTTATCAGCCGTTGTGGGCCAGTCTTTGCCTACCAGTCTTTCTGGGTCAGTCTCCGTCCAGTGGTACTACGTTTTGCAGTTGCACCCATATCTTTCTTGCCTAATGATCTCAGTCTGACTGTGGCTGCAACGTTGAGTGGCTAGGATGTGGACACATGCATTGAAGTGTGAGATTTATTACGGGCATATCCAGACTCATTctcacagtccagggtcatggAGCCAACACACAGAGTCCAGGAACACATGATTAACTGACAGGAATTAAGCACATGATGAAAGAAAAGGGAAGCAAGTTATAACGAACAACACAACTTGCATGAGGAGGGACGAGCACAAATAACTAAGACAAGAGAACACAACAACGGCTGGGCATACAGATACAGGCAGCAGCACCATGCCAGGGCATTCAACAAACAGAGCCTTGGATTCACCCTGACCAGCAACAAGACGCAACTAACACGGGGCTTAAAAACAACATAACCAGGCTAAAAATGAGGAACTAGTGAGTAATGACGGGAGAGGAAATCGAATCAAGAAAACAGAACTACGGAACTGAACCGCGACAAGGAAGtaaggtaaaacaaaaacatgagacagggaaaccatggagacatgaACACTAGGAGGGTGGCCAGACCTGACAGTGGTGTTACTGTATAGCTGGAAATGGCCTGAACTGAGCTTTCATGTGTTGCCTCCtcaatgtttttctctttctaaaATTAGGAATCGCCAAATACACCCTAAGAAAGTCAGCAGACAGTGAACATATACATCCATCTGGCTGATATGAATTAATTGTTAGCTACTATCtctttattaatgtaaaaagGAGCCTCCTCTGATCTGACAGCCTAAAGGCAGTGCAGTGTGGTCTGCAGTATATCCTGTTCTTCAACACAATGAGTCACAGGCAAAAG
It encodes the following:
- the tmem231 gene encoding transmembrane protein 231 — encoded protein: MAFYEVYSHPALIRYKTSFCTRATLFVVVVFCLTYISPLLVAYRSQGFWVKRSTYEEQPVVRFQYQMLLVGATGLTGEYVAWSTFPNFNRLLEGNLRIPAVSVQEEDWNHDGKPDRLILQLAIPLKAGEQVYSIQLLLMFSYQLFRMSTVVMQTLALLQYSSSVPGSQLFVSGDLRLHQRIPLPHRGLHTSYNVSVVDSASPFASAYDLAKIIRTYQERNLTTHLSCPAPVWMVGRAAYAPFQMNVEIRYPVETISYMPGFWEMVKFAWIQYVSVLLIFLWVFERVQTFVFQNHVLPTVAAPVLKLHQS